Proteins found in one Takifugu flavidus isolate HTHZ2018 chromosome 7, ASM371156v2, whole genome shotgun sequence genomic segment:
- the btbd8 gene encoding BTB/POZ domain-containing protein 8 isoform X2: protein MITTDATREFQAKERRHKDQLKKCLASALSADLNKLLHEELEADVSLYAASGSLRAHRAILLARIPHLLHGEKHKNPIIIHLPDYELPNLKDFLRQIYTANQRMRSAEITPHIDGEVSHCNTSLHNPVDPHSSTDSDTVVEPASGLGADLLDLYRRGEQCDITVQVAEQHFSCHRAILCARSQYFRAMLSGSWMESSRQCITLQGLGPDEMEILLQFMYGAIVDLPPGANAGQVVLAADMLGLDGLKDVAEMVLTRDYCRFFPKPVDGVQRTILECLSLTHALGLHNLHTLCKRWVADHFVKSWRERNFSLLSPELQKACLMAVCENMTVYNAVTMLCGTEQLIGSLPEVKWAQQVKHLSAELQEESLRIIVQHLPQVICTQAFQDLRKREEFTSEPALLKKLCSAIREGVTVDNSCDLFTAVNHLYGNDIEEYYPLEEEGIKFEEPFRQEICTLRGWLWTFLLQSFYAIRHTQGWETLSSKHRERILADAIDKGDNRRLCKKPVFTSSQSKNTKCFSAAPESPTVNRTKRVSENKRSHSPSAMKSDGIGAANKPGDSPSSKAKNAKKPGDRSAAPKVKAPSAATPVVNGTGTAGVRRGAATGASNVPRSSHGAKDQEKKPNLGARPKTSPPSCTTSSVTRSPKSSAEKNGFIHAQSGATSASGSSSPENGAISSPRNDPGTKPKQQVKVVNKSVLTKAPQKSEQTKTISSTKSSVRESGKSKLGAAEKVATAARADNKGKGTPDHLVSRQGTTVKKTASPRKEERKDGIKSSATDKVVTEVPKKKTTKPVSAAVPSAKTSGKPVKASAAPTKQSSTAVSKSGHKPKSTTELSMGKGSPKSGGNLKPSASAAVVAASTKRSGTKGKDTLTGKTESVLTVPTEDDQVINESDRVVQPEPVAEQQTMSQGGADMLSLVDKSNPEQDLHETETHVENSSGNEHRVTVVNNITPHTDPVNMDQESSGSTVPPPSSGLQAGVSTPNSPRENGHPTDTPCSIGSTDTPLEDSWSGVHHQVSPESETGSMHTTSSDDIKPRSEDYDAGGSQDDDCSNDRGVSKCGTMRCHDFLGRSSSDTSTPEELKLYESGVGLRVEVHLRGREAETTSEEEGVRRRPCSWLQRDEAPNEEEHSEVEATVTVKCTPEQQLFSSSEEDDEEEATEDEKSEVEVIPGQTTPLPTEPVPDFQGIVNLAFDDEAVDQENEPADYHSTSNFRRSVLLSVDECEELGSEEAGIQTPPQPPEETSMPCDVFESISAFPTDQNHLPEIQESNDIQDIGNEGNPSDPSLDADTKEVPFQERPCHLDLWHAEQYNSGLCRNATDSKKADLHLDLSQHQLTGDSPEHTAPSPAGDYGHDSSDQSCKRDRRPSKALSPIYEVDVGESLENCSNKDRNDRLKENEEKPRENEDKSHKFAEQDWSLLRQLLSDHESNLGVINPVPEELNLAQYLIKQTLSLSRDFLDYEAILSPEKENFKRWAELISPMEDSSTSITVTSFSPEDAASPQGEWTIVELETHH from the exons aTGATCACCACGGATGCCACTAGAGAGTTCCAGGCCAAAGAGCGCAGGCACAAAGATCAGCTCAAGAAATGCCTGGCATCTGCTTTGTCTGCAGACTTAAACAA GTTGCTGCACGAGGAACTGGAGGCTGATGTTTCCCTATATGCAGCCTCTGGTTCACTCCGAGCACACAGAGCAATACTGCTGGCCAGAattcctcatcttcttcatggagagaagcacaaaaatcccatcatcatccatctgcCTGACTATGAGCTGCCTAACCTAAAAGATTTCCTCAG GCAAATCTACACTGCAAACCAGAGAATGCGGTCAGCTGAAATAACCCCACACATTGATGGCGAAGTGTCACATTGTAACACATCTCTTCATAACCCAGTAGATCCCCATAGTTCTACTGACTCAG ACACTGTCGTTGAACCAGCCTCAGGCCTTGGAGCTGACCTGCTGGATCTTTACCGGAGAGGCGAGCAGTGTGACATCACAGTCCAAGTGGCTGAGCAGCACTTTTCCTGCCACAG GGCAATTCTCTGTGCACGGTCTCAGTACTTTCGTGCCATGCTGAGTGGGAGTTGGATGGAGAGCTCCAGACAGTGTATCACTCTGCAAGG TTTAGGACCTGATGAGATGGAGATTCTGCTTCAGTTCATGTATGGGGCCATTGTGGATCTACCACCTGGAGCTAATGCTGG TCAGGTGGTTTTAGCAGCAGATATGCTCGGCTTGGACGGTCTCAAAGATGTTGCAGAGATGGTTCTGACCAGAGACTACTGCCGTTTCTTTCCCAAG cCAGTTGACGGAGTTCAGCGAACAATTCTTGAGTGTCTTTCACTCACTCATGCCTTAGGCCTTCATAACCTCCATACGCTGTGCAAGAG GTGGGTTGCTGATCATTTTGTGAAAAGCTGGCGCGAGAGGAACTTCTCCCTATTGTCCCCTGAGCTCCAAAAAGCATGTTTAATGGCTGTATGTGAAAACATG ACCGTGTACAATGCTGTTACCATGCTCTGTGGCACGGAGCAGTTGATTGGCAGTCTCCCAGAAGTCAAGTGGGCACAACAGGTGAAGCATTTGTCTGCAGAACTACAGGAGGAGAGTCTCCGAATCATAGTTCAGCATCTGCCCCAAGTCATCTGCACGCAAGCATTCCAGGACCTTCGCAAG AGGGAAGAGTTCACCAGTGAGCCTGCATTGCTGAAAAAATTGTGCTCAGCCATCCGGGAAGGTGTGACTGTGGACAACTCTTGTGATCTTTTCACTGCCGTAAACCATCTGTATGGAAACGATATAGAAGAATATTATCCACTGGAAGAGGAAGGAATAAAATTTGAAGAG CCATTCAGACAAGAGATTTGTACACTGCGTGGTTGGCTGTGGACCTTTCTGCTTCAGAGCTTTTACGCCATCCGCCACACACAGGGATGGGAGACCTTGTCTTCCAAACACAGGGAGAGGATTCTTGCAG ATGCTATTGATAAAGGGGACAATCGAAGACTCTGTAAAAAGCCTGTATTCACTAGCTCTCAG tcaaaaaatacaaaatgctTTTCAGCCGCACCTGAAAGCCCTACTGTAAACAGGACCAAAAGAGTGTCTGAAAACAAAAGGTCACATTCACCATCAGCCATGAAGTCTGATGGAATTGGAGCTGCTAACAAACCAGGAGACAGTCCCTCATCTAAAGCAAAGAATGCGAAGAAACCGGGAGATCGGAGTGCAGCACCAAAAGTAAAGGCACCATCAGCTGCCACACCGGTGGTTAATGGCACAGGGACTGCAGGGGTCAGACGAGGTGCTGCCACTGGTGCCTCCAATGTCCCCAGAAGCTCTCATGGGGCTAAAGACCAAGAAAAGAAGCCGAACCTGGGGGCACGACCAAAAACATCTCCCCCAAGCTGCACAACTTCGTCAGTCACGAGGTCTCCAAAgagctcagcagaaaaaaatgggTTTATTCATGCTCAGTCTGGTGCTACATCAGCATCTGGAAGCTCCTCGCCAGAGAACGGTGCCATCAGCAGTCCTCGTAATGATCCAG GTACAAAGCCCAAACAGCAGGTAAAAGTGGTTAACAAATCTGTTCTGACAAAAGCTCCTCAGAAATCAGAACAAACAAAGACCATCAG TTCAACCAAATCAAGTGTCAGAGAAAGTGGTAAGTCCAAACTGGGTGCAGCAGAGAAAGTGGCTACAGCAGCAAGAGCAGACAATAAGGGAAAAGGAACACCAGACCATCTTG tttctCGACAAGGAACCACGGtgaaaaaaacagcatctcCCAGGAAAGAAGAACGTAAAGATGGGATAAAATCCTCTGCAACAGACAAGGTGGTCACTGAGGTTCCTAAAAAGAAGACCACCAAGCCTGTTTCAGCAGCTGTGCCCTCAGCTAAAACCAGTGGTAAACCAGTGAaagcctctgctgctcccaccAAGCAATCATCTACAGCAGTTTCCAAATCTGGGCATAAGCCAAAAAGCACTACTGAATTATCTATGGGGAAAGGCTCTCCAAAATCTGGTGGCAATTTGAAAccttcagcttctgcagctgttgttgctgcttctaCCAAGAGATCAGGGACCAAAGGAAAAGATACGTTAACTGGGAAAACGGAGTCAGTCCTAACTGTACCTACTGAAGATGATCAAGTGATCAATGAGAGTGATAGAGtagttcaacctgagcctgtagcagagcagcagacaaTGAGCCAGGGTGGAGCAGACATGCTCAGCTTGGTGGACAAGTCAAACCCTGAGCAAGATCTCCATGAAACTGAGACACATGTGGAAAATTCTTCAGGTAATGAGCACAGAGTGACAGTGGTAAATAACATCACACCTCATACTGACCCCGTTAATATGGACCAAGAGTCTTCAGGCAGTACAGTCCCCCCTCCGTCCAGTGGACTTCAAGCTGGGGTCAGCACCCCAAATTCCCCTAGAGAAAACGGACACCCTACAGACACCCCCTGCAGCATCGGAAGCACTGATACTCCTTTAGAGGACTCCTGGAGTGGTGTCCATCATCAAGTGAGTCCGGAATCTGAGACGGGCAGCATGCACACCACCTCCTCTGATGACATCAAGCCTCGTTCGGAGGATTACGATGCGGGAGGCTCCCAAGACGACGACTGCTCCAATGACAGGGGTGTTTCCAAGTGCGGCACCATGCGCTGCCACGATTTCCTGGGACGCAGCAGCAGTGACACAAGCACCCCTGAGGAGCTGAAGTTGTATGAAAGCGGCGTGGGACTAAGAGTGGAGGTACATCTGCGTGGGCGAGAGGCAGAGACCACCAGTGAGGAAGAGGGAGTGAGACGACGCCCTTGCTCCTGGCTGCAGAGGGATGAGGCTCCCAATGAGGAGGAGCACTCGGAAGTTGAGGCTACAGTGACCGTGAAGTgcacacctgagcagcagctcttctcctcatctgaggaagatgatgaagaagaggccACAGAGGATGAAAAGTCTGAAGTGGAAGTGATTCCAGGTCAGACTACCCCACTGCCAACCGAGCCCGTACCCGATTTCCAGGGAATTGTCAATCTAGCTTTTGACGATGAGGCTGTGGACCAGGAGAACGAGCCGGCAGACTATCATTCCACATCCAACTTCCGTCGCTCAGTGTTGCTTTCTGTTGATGAGTGTGAGGAGCTGGGCTCAGAGGAGGCTGGCATCCAAACTCCACCTCAGCCGCCTGAGGAGACTTCCATGCCCTGTGATGTTTTTGAGTCCATCTCTGCATTCCCCACTGACCAGAACCACCTGCCAG AGATCCAAGAGAGTAATGACATCCAGGACATAGGTAATGAAGGAAATCCCAGTGATCCAAGTCTAGATGCCGACACAAAAGAGGTCCCCTTTCAGGAGCGCCCTTGTCATCTGGACCTGTGGCATGCTGAGCAGTACAACAGCGGGCTGTGCAGAAATGCCACTGACAGCAAGAAAGCTGATTTGCATCTAGACCTTAGTCAGCATCAGCTTACAGGGGACTCTCCTGAACACACAGCCCCGTCTCCAGCAG GAGACTATGGTCATGACAGTTCGGATCAAAGCTGCAAACGTGATCGCCGACCATCCAAAGCCCTGTCTCCTATTTACGAGGTGGATGTGGGAGAATCCTTAGAGAACTGCTCGAACAAGGACAGGAACGATagactgaaagaaaatgaggaaaagcccAGAGAGAATGAGGACAAAAGTCATAAGTTTGCAGAGCAGGACTGGAGTTTGCTGAGGCAGCTCCTTTCAGACCACGAGTCCAATCTGGGTGTGATAAATCCTGTGCCCGAGGAGCTCAATCTGGCCCAGTACCTTATCAAGCAAACTCTGTCCTTGTCCCGCGACTTTCTGGATTATGAAGCGATCCTGTCCCCAGAGAAAGAGAACTTCAAACGTTGGGCCGAGCTCATCTCACCTATGGAGGACTCATCTACCAGCATCACAGTTACCAGCTTCTCCCCAGAGGATGCTGCATCTCCACAGGGGGAGTGGACCATTGTGGAGCTGGAAACACATCACTGA
- the btbd8 gene encoding BTB/POZ domain-containing protein 8 isoform X1, giving the protein MITTDATREFQAKERRHKDQLKKCLASALSADLNKLLHEELEADVSLYAASGSLRAHRAILLARIPHLLHGEKHKNPIIIHLPDYELPNLKDFLRQIYTANQRMRSAEITPHIDGEVSHCNTSLHNPVDPHSSTDSDTVVEPASGLGADLLDLYRRGEQCDITVQVAEQHFSCHRAILCARSQYFRAMLSGSWMESSRQCITLQGLGPDEMEILLQFMYGAIVDLPPGANAGQVVLAADMLGLDGLKDVAEMVLTRDYCRFFPKPVDGVQRTILECLSLTHALGLHNLHTLCKRWVADHFVKSWRERNFSLLSPELQKACLMAVCENMTVYNAVTMLCGTEQLIGSLPEVKWAQQVKHLSAELQEESLRIIVQHLPQVICTQAFQDLRKREEFTSEPALLKKLCSAIREGVTVDNSCDLFTAVNHLYGNDIEEYYPLEEEGIKFEEPFRQEICTLRGWLWTFLLQSFYAIRHTQGWETLSSKHRERILADAIDKGDNRRLCKKPVFTSSQSKNTKCFSAAPESPTVNRTKRVSENKRSHSPSAMKSDGIGAANKPGDSPSSKAKNAKKPGDRSAAPKVKAPSAATPVVNGTGTAGVRRGAATGASNVPRSSHGAKDQEKKPNLGARPKTSPPSCTTSSVTRSPKSSAEKNGFIHAQSGATSASGSSSPENGAISSPRNDPGTKPKQQVKVVNKSVLTKAPQKSEQTKTISSTKSSVRESGKSKLGAAEKVATAARADNKGKGTPDHLVSRQGTTVKKTASPRKEERKDGIKSSATDKVVTEVPKKKTTKPVSAAVPSAKTSGKPVKASAAPTKQSSTAVSKSGHKPKSTTELSMGKGSPKSGGNLKPSASAAVVAASTKRSGTKGKDTLTGKTESVLTVPTEDDQVINESDRVVQPEPVAEQQTMSQGGADMLSLVDKSNPEQDLHETETHVENSSGNEHRVTVVNNITPHTDPVNMDQESSGSTVPPPSSGLQAGVSTPNSPRENGHPTDTPCSIGSTDTPLEDSWSGVHHQVSPESETGSMHTTSSDDIKPRSEDYDAGGSQDDDCSNDRGVSKCGTMRCHDFLGRSSSDTSTPEELKLYESGVGLRVEVHLRGREAETTSEEEGVRRRPCSWLQRDEAPNEEEHSEVEATVTVKCTPEQQLFSSSEEDDEEEATEDEKSEVEVIPGQTTPLPTEPVPDFQGIVNLAFDDEAVDQENEPADYHSTSNFRRSVLLSVDECEELGSEEAGIQTPPQPPEETSMPCDVFESISAFPTDQNHLPGHHKNDDIKHKKDEEEPKAKSFVFLTEIQESNDIQDIGNEGNPSDPSLDADTKEVPFQERPCHLDLWHAEQYNSGLCRNATDSKKADLHLDLSQHQLTGDSPEHTAPSPAGDYGHDSSDQSCKRDRRPSKALSPIYEVDVGESLENCSNKDRNDRLKENEEKPRENEDKSHKFAEQDWSLLRQLLSDHESNLGVINPVPEELNLAQYLIKQTLSLSRDFLDYEAILSPEKENFKRWAELISPMEDSSTSITVTSFSPEDAASPQGEWTIVELETHH; this is encoded by the exons aTGATCACCACGGATGCCACTAGAGAGTTCCAGGCCAAAGAGCGCAGGCACAAAGATCAGCTCAAGAAATGCCTGGCATCTGCTTTGTCTGCAGACTTAAACAA GTTGCTGCACGAGGAACTGGAGGCTGATGTTTCCCTATATGCAGCCTCTGGTTCACTCCGAGCACACAGAGCAATACTGCTGGCCAGAattcctcatcttcttcatggagagaagcacaaaaatcccatcatcatccatctgcCTGACTATGAGCTGCCTAACCTAAAAGATTTCCTCAG GCAAATCTACACTGCAAACCAGAGAATGCGGTCAGCTGAAATAACCCCACACATTGATGGCGAAGTGTCACATTGTAACACATCTCTTCATAACCCAGTAGATCCCCATAGTTCTACTGACTCAG ACACTGTCGTTGAACCAGCCTCAGGCCTTGGAGCTGACCTGCTGGATCTTTACCGGAGAGGCGAGCAGTGTGACATCACAGTCCAAGTGGCTGAGCAGCACTTTTCCTGCCACAG GGCAATTCTCTGTGCACGGTCTCAGTACTTTCGTGCCATGCTGAGTGGGAGTTGGATGGAGAGCTCCAGACAGTGTATCACTCTGCAAGG TTTAGGACCTGATGAGATGGAGATTCTGCTTCAGTTCATGTATGGGGCCATTGTGGATCTACCACCTGGAGCTAATGCTGG TCAGGTGGTTTTAGCAGCAGATATGCTCGGCTTGGACGGTCTCAAAGATGTTGCAGAGATGGTTCTGACCAGAGACTACTGCCGTTTCTTTCCCAAG cCAGTTGACGGAGTTCAGCGAACAATTCTTGAGTGTCTTTCACTCACTCATGCCTTAGGCCTTCATAACCTCCATACGCTGTGCAAGAG GTGGGTTGCTGATCATTTTGTGAAAAGCTGGCGCGAGAGGAACTTCTCCCTATTGTCCCCTGAGCTCCAAAAAGCATGTTTAATGGCTGTATGTGAAAACATG ACCGTGTACAATGCTGTTACCATGCTCTGTGGCACGGAGCAGTTGATTGGCAGTCTCCCAGAAGTCAAGTGGGCACAACAGGTGAAGCATTTGTCTGCAGAACTACAGGAGGAGAGTCTCCGAATCATAGTTCAGCATCTGCCCCAAGTCATCTGCACGCAAGCATTCCAGGACCTTCGCAAG AGGGAAGAGTTCACCAGTGAGCCTGCATTGCTGAAAAAATTGTGCTCAGCCATCCGGGAAGGTGTGACTGTGGACAACTCTTGTGATCTTTTCACTGCCGTAAACCATCTGTATGGAAACGATATAGAAGAATATTATCCACTGGAAGAGGAAGGAATAAAATTTGAAGAG CCATTCAGACAAGAGATTTGTACACTGCGTGGTTGGCTGTGGACCTTTCTGCTTCAGAGCTTTTACGCCATCCGCCACACACAGGGATGGGAGACCTTGTCTTCCAAACACAGGGAGAGGATTCTTGCAG ATGCTATTGATAAAGGGGACAATCGAAGACTCTGTAAAAAGCCTGTATTCACTAGCTCTCAG tcaaaaaatacaaaatgctTTTCAGCCGCACCTGAAAGCCCTACTGTAAACAGGACCAAAAGAGTGTCTGAAAACAAAAGGTCACATTCACCATCAGCCATGAAGTCTGATGGAATTGGAGCTGCTAACAAACCAGGAGACAGTCCCTCATCTAAAGCAAAGAATGCGAAGAAACCGGGAGATCGGAGTGCAGCACCAAAAGTAAAGGCACCATCAGCTGCCACACCGGTGGTTAATGGCACAGGGACTGCAGGGGTCAGACGAGGTGCTGCCACTGGTGCCTCCAATGTCCCCAGAAGCTCTCATGGGGCTAAAGACCAAGAAAAGAAGCCGAACCTGGGGGCACGACCAAAAACATCTCCCCCAAGCTGCACAACTTCGTCAGTCACGAGGTCTCCAAAgagctcagcagaaaaaaatgggTTTATTCATGCTCAGTCTGGTGCTACATCAGCATCTGGAAGCTCCTCGCCAGAGAACGGTGCCATCAGCAGTCCTCGTAATGATCCAG GTACAAAGCCCAAACAGCAGGTAAAAGTGGTTAACAAATCTGTTCTGACAAAAGCTCCTCAGAAATCAGAACAAACAAAGACCATCAG TTCAACCAAATCAAGTGTCAGAGAAAGTGGTAAGTCCAAACTGGGTGCAGCAGAGAAAGTGGCTACAGCAGCAAGAGCAGACAATAAGGGAAAAGGAACACCAGACCATCTTG tttctCGACAAGGAACCACGGtgaaaaaaacagcatctcCCAGGAAAGAAGAACGTAAAGATGGGATAAAATCCTCTGCAACAGACAAGGTGGTCACTGAGGTTCCTAAAAAGAAGACCACCAAGCCTGTTTCAGCAGCTGTGCCCTCAGCTAAAACCAGTGGTAAACCAGTGAaagcctctgctgctcccaccAAGCAATCATCTACAGCAGTTTCCAAATCTGGGCATAAGCCAAAAAGCACTACTGAATTATCTATGGGGAAAGGCTCTCCAAAATCTGGTGGCAATTTGAAAccttcagcttctgcagctgttgttgctgcttctaCCAAGAGATCAGGGACCAAAGGAAAAGATACGTTAACTGGGAAAACGGAGTCAGTCCTAACTGTACCTACTGAAGATGATCAAGTGATCAATGAGAGTGATAGAGtagttcaacctgagcctgtagcagagcagcagacaaTGAGCCAGGGTGGAGCAGACATGCTCAGCTTGGTGGACAAGTCAAACCCTGAGCAAGATCTCCATGAAACTGAGACACATGTGGAAAATTCTTCAGGTAATGAGCACAGAGTGACAGTGGTAAATAACATCACACCTCATACTGACCCCGTTAATATGGACCAAGAGTCTTCAGGCAGTACAGTCCCCCCTCCGTCCAGTGGACTTCAAGCTGGGGTCAGCACCCCAAATTCCCCTAGAGAAAACGGACACCCTACAGACACCCCCTGCAGCATCGGAAGCACTGATACTCCTTTAGAGGACTCCTGGAGTGGTGTCCATCATCAAGTGAGTCCGGAATCTGAGACGGGCAGCATGCACACCACCTCCTCTGATGACATCAAGCCTCGTTCGGAGGATTACGATGCGGGAGGCTCCCAAGACGACGACTGCTCCAATGACAGGGGTGTTTCCAAGTGCGGCACCATGCGCTGCCACGATTTCCTGGGACGCAGCAGCAGTGACACAAGCACCCCTGAGGAGCTGAAGTTGTATGAAAGCGGCGTGGGACTAAGAGTGGAGGTACATCTGCGTGGGCGAGAGGCAGAGACCACCAGTGAGGAAGAGGGAGTGAGACGACGCCCTTGCTCCTGGCTGCAGAGGGATGAGGCTCCCAATGAGGAGGAGCACTCGGAAGTTGAGGCTACAGTGACCGTGAAGTgcacacctgagcagcagctcttctcctcatctgaggaagatgatgaagaagaggccACAGAGGATGAAAAGTCTGAAGTGGAAGTGATTCCAGGTCAGACTACCCCACTGCCAACCGAGCCCGTACCCGATTTCCAGGGAATTGTCAATCTAGCTTTTGACGATGAGGCTGTGGACCAGGAGAACGAGCCGGCAGACTATCATTCCACATCCAACTTCCGTCGCTCAGTGTTGCTTTCTGTTGATGAGTGTGAGGAGCTGGGCTCAGAGGAGGCTGGCATCCAAACTCCACCTCAGCCGCCTGAGGAGACTTCCATGCCCTGTGATGTTTTTGAGTCCATCTCTGCATTCCCCACTGACCAGAACCACCTGCCAGGTCATCATAAGAATGACGACATAAAGCACAAAAAAGATGAGGAGGAACCAAAAGCAAAATCCTTTGTGTTCCTTACAGAGATCCAAGAGAGTAATGACATCCAGGACATAGGTAATGAAGGAAATCCCAGTGATCCAAGTCTAGATGCCGACACAAAAGAGGTCCCCTTTCAGGAGCGCCCTTGTCATCTGGACCTGTGGCATGCTGAGCAGTACAACAGCGGGCTGTGCAGAAATGCCACTGACAGCAAGAAAGCTGATTTGCATCTAGACCTTAGTCAGCATCAGCTTACAGGGGACTCTCCTGAACACACAGCCCCGTCTCCAGCAG GAGACTATGGTCATGACAGTTCGGATCAAAGCTGCAAACGTGATCGCCGACCATCCAAAGCCCTGTCTCCTATTTACGAGGTGGATGTGGGAGAATCCTTAGAGAACTGCTCGAACAAGGACAGGAACGATagactgaaagaaaatgaggaaaagcccAGAGAGAATGAGGACAAAAGTCATAAGTTTGCAGAGCAGGACTGGAGTTTGCTGAGGCAGCTCCTTTCAGACCACGAGTCCAATCTGGGTGTGATAAATCCTGTGCCCGAGGAGCTCAATCTGGCCCAGTACCTTATCAAGCAAACTCTGTCCTTGTCCCGCGACTTTCTGGATTATGAAGCGATCCTGTCCCCAGAGAAAGAGAACTTCAAACGTTGGGCCGAGCTCATCTCACCTATGGAGGACTCATCTACCAGCATCACAGTTACCAGCTTCTCCCCAGAGGATGCTGCATCTCCACAGGGGGAGTGGACCATTGTGGAGCTGGAAACACATCACTGA